In Megalobrama amblycephala isolate DHTTF-2021 linkage group LG10, ASM1881202v1, whole genome shotgun sequence, one DNA window encodes the following:
- the tacc3 gene encoding transforming acidic coiled-coil-containing protein 3 isoform X2, with protein sequence MSSEVLKENQGAVRMNSSEAACDIFALEQTTGRPSILRQSQAENISRTVPKGAKVCFQTPRRDPVTKKIMSPSRTSRPAIQEDNTKALETHAASSEQSSVLNNTSTTPIEMQSISVAYPGDDIPVQSKGAYTLDLDNLDAIDPFQGSNKMANSPPKSSALPEAWTSELVESDTTAAPVSAPQAEVPEVINTALDETLPFTPSVENSLAESSVNISSAEGTVIIKTNVENGTTDTEETDTTDPAPASQQIPTMEDQLEAQDLPLPPAGSYNLDFDNLDLLNPFQSGGSKIPNSPVIGKASADSDPSLPSQEAKQESELSVQTPDVPTSSDASMPPQENSTVTESSSAPPKDNQMLLEFNFDDGAEVKRKPPPKRLGVKRPAGAKPGTKKTDAPVTEKKEPEPKKLSPKNTEETDCVDVPPAQGSYTFDFDKFDDPNFNPFGTKANMGSSPPRGVQTSPVLRKAPSPLQQPEAPTQVDQPEQRSHQAVSESNENIAETDLPVNKQVEDVESSAVSHTNISQNPAKQEPEIIATPESIMCLQNQTCDLGVVAPSEDEFVPGALFMPGGDFDGQMDYLEQFGSSTFKESALRKQSLYLKFDPLLKESPKKTGVDSCNSGFSLPRPSLAIRMMEAAKSEGKQKSHCDSMKLLDLPAPAVETVVPDPTVLDLLVPTLKQPVKTEDSIIEVLKYSQRDMDAALQKADRQAEERLQEMQTQIETLRLENQHMLFIVSEYEATITQITDEHKQKEDLAKIELERVLQEKDQMSKDLNELERSFSSVVKRLDRCKEVIEGFKKNEETLKQYAQNCMDRLQKEEKRYQALKAHAEEKLDQANKAIAEVRNKQGAEMATLQVQLRREQLKVQSLEKDLEQKAKEVKDVTELCDELLLKVQKTGF encoded by the exons ATGAGTTCTGAGGTGCTGAAGGAGAATCAGGGAGCTGTACGGATGAACAGTTCTGAAGCTGCTTGTGACATTTTCGCATTGGAACAGACCACTGGCAGGCCCTCGATCCTGCGGCAGTCGCAGGCTGAAAACATCAGCAGGACTGTGCCTAAAGGAGCGAAG GTTTGTTTTCAAACTCCACGGCGAGACCCAGTCACAAAGAAAATCATGTCCCCGAGCCGCACCAGTAGGCCGGCCATTCAGGAGGACAACACTAAAGCACTGGAGACTCACGCAGCCTCTTCTGAGCA GAGTTCAGTGTTGAATAACACTTCCACCACACCGATTGAAATGCAAAGTATCTCCGTTGCCTACCCTGGTGATGACATTCCTGTTCAGAGCAAAGGGGCCTATACCCTCGATCTTGATAATCTAGATGCCATCGACCCTTTCCAGGGGTCCAATAAAATGGCAAATTCCCCTCCTAAATCTTCTGCTTTACCTGAGGCTTGGACATCAGAGCTTGTAGAGTCAGATACAACTGCAGCCCCTGTTTCTGCACCTCAGGCTGAGGTTCCAGAGGTGATCAACACTGCACTTGATGAGACTCTTCCTTTTACCCCGTCAGTGGAGAATTCCCTTGCAGAAAGTTCTGTCAACATATCTTCAGCAGAGGGTACTGTCATCATCAAGACTAATGTTGAAAACGGCACCACAGACACAGAGGAGACCGATACGACTGACCCAGCCCCAGCATCACAGCAGATTCCTACTATGGAAGATCAACTTGAGGCCCAAGATTTGCCACTACCCCCGGCAGGATCTTACAACTTGGATTTTGATAATCTTGATTTGCTCAACCCATTCCAAAGTGGTGGTTCAAAGATCCCAAACTCTCCTGTGATTGGCAAAGCATCAGCTGATTCTGATCCATCCCTGCCTAGCCAAGAAGCCAAGCAGGAATCAGAGCTCTCAGTCCAGACCCCAGATGTCCCAACATCCTCAGATGCCTCAATGCCACCTCAGGAAAACTCCACTGTCACAGAGAGCTCTTCAGCGCCCCCTAAGGACAACCAGATGCTACTAGAGTTTAATTTTGATGATGGAGCTGAAGTCAAGCGCAAACCTCCTCCAAAACGCCTCGGGGTCAAAAGACCTGCCGGTGCAAAACCTGGGACCAAAAAAACGGATGCACCAGTCACGGAGAAGAAGGAACCAGAACCCAAGAAGTTGTCCCCTAAGAACACAGAGGAGACAGACTGTGTGGATGTTCCTCCTGCTCAAGGTTCCTACACCTTTGATTTTGACAAGTTTGACGACCCAAACTTTAACCCCTTTGGTACAAAGGCTAACATGGGTAGCTCTCCACCTCGTGGGGTCCAGACCAGCCCGGTTTTGAGGAAAGCACcatctccacttcagcagccTGAGGCTCCAACACAGGTTGACCAGCCTGAGCAACG ATCTCACCAAGCAGTTTctgaaagcaatgaaaacaTTGCAGAAACTGATCTTCCTGTCAACAAGCAG GTAGAAGATGTAGAGTCATCTGCTGTGTCCCACACTAACATATCACAGAATCCAGCGAAACAGGAGCCAGAGATCATAGCAACACCTGAGTCTATAATGTGTCTTCAGAACCAGACTTGTGATCTTGGTGTGGTGGCACCAAGTGAAGATGAGTTTGTGCCTGGGGCATTGT TCATGCCAGGAGGAGATTTTGATGGGCAGATGGATTATCTGGAGCAGTTTGGATCAAGCACT TTTAAGGAGTCGGCTTTGCGGAAACAGTCACTGTATTTGAAGTTTGACCCGCTGTTGAAGGAGAGTCCAAAGAAAACTGGAGTGGACAGCTGCAACTCTGGATTCAGCCTGCCACGGCCCTCTCTTGCCATCAG GATGATGGAGGCTGCAAAGTCTGAAGGAAAGCAGAAGTCTCACTGTGACAGTATGAAACTGCTGGATCTGCCTGCACCA GCAGTGGAAACTGTGGTACCAGATCCAACTGTTCTGGACTTACTAGTTCCCACCTTAAAACAGCCAGTGAAGACTGAGGACTCCATCATAGAGGTTCTGAAGTACAGTCAGAGAGACATGGATGCTGCATTACAGAAAGCAGACAGACAG GCGGAAGAACGGCTACAAGAGATGCAGACTCAGATTGAGACATTGCGTCTGGAGAATCAACACATGTT GTTTATAGTGTCAGAATATGAGGCCACCATCACTCAAATCACAG ATGAGCATAAACAGAAGGAAGATTTGGCTAAAATTGAGTTGGAGCGAGTCCTTCAGGAAAAAGATCAGATGTCTAAAGATTTGAATGAATTGGAGCGATCCTTCTCCTCTGTTGTCAAACGCCTTGACAGATGCAAGGAAGTTATTGAGGGATTCAAAAAG AATGAGGAGACGCTGAAGCAGTATGCTCAGAACTGCATGGACAGACTGCAGAAAGAGGAAAAGCGTTATCAAGCTCTGAAGGCCCATGCTGAGGAGAAACTAGATCA AGCTAATAAGGCCATAGCAGAGGTTCGCAATAAACAGGGCGCAGAGATGGCAACACTGCAGGTGCAGCTCAGGAGAGAACAGCTTAAAGTTCAGTCCCTAGAGAAGGATCTGGAACAAAAG GCTAAAGAAGTCAAAGATGTCACAGAGCTGTGTGATGAGCTGCtgcttaaagtgcaaaagacTGGTTTTTAA
- the tacc3 gene encoding transforming acidic coiled-coil-containing protein 3 isoform X1 produces the protein MSSEVLKENQGAVRMNSSEAACDIFALEQTTGRPSILRQSQAENISRTVPKGAKVCFQTPRRDPVTKKIMSPSRTSRPAIQEDNTKALETHAASSEQSSVLNNTSTTPIEMQSISVAYPGDDIPVQSKGAYTLDLDNLDAIDPFQGSNKMANSPPKSSALPEAWTSELVESDTTAAPVSAPQAEVPEVINTALDETLPFTPSVENSLAESSVNISSAEGTVIIKTNVENGTTDTEETDTTDPAPASQQIPTMEDQLEAQDLPLPPAGSYNLDFDNLDLLNPFQSGGSKIPNSPVIGKASADSDPSLPSQEAKQESELSVQTPDVPTSSDASMPPQENSTVTESSSAPPKDNQMLLEFNFDDGAEVKRKPPPKRLGVKRPAGAKPGTKKTDAPVTEKKEPEPKKLSPKNTEETDCVDVPPAQGSYTFDFDKFDDPNFNPFGTKANMGSSPPRGVQTSPVLRKAPSPLQQPEAPTQVDQPEQRSHQAVSESNENIAETDLPVNKQQVEDVESSAVSHTNISQNPAKQEPEIIATPESIMCLQNQTCDLGVVAPSEDEFVPGALFMPGGDFDGQMDYLEQFGSSTFKESALRKQSLYLKFDPLLKESPKKTGVDSCNSGFSLPRPSLAIRMMEAAKSEGKQKSHCDSMKLLDLPAPAVETVVPDPTVLDLLVPTLKQPVKTEDSIIEVLKYSQRDMDAALQKADRQAEERLQEMQTQIETLRLENQHMLFIVSEYEATITQITDEHKQKEDLAKIELERVLQEKDQMSKDLNELERSFSSVVKRLDRCKEVIEGFKKNEETLKQYAQNCMDRLQKEEKRYQALKAHAEEKLDQANKAIAEVRNKQGAEMATLQVQLRREQLKVQSLEKDLEQKAKEVKDVTELCDELLLKVQKTGF, from the exons ATGAGTTCTGAGGTGCTGAAGGAGAATCAGGGAGCTGTACGGATGAACAGTTCTGAAGCTGCTTGTGACATTTTCGCATTGGAACAGACCACTGGCAGGCCCTCGATCCTGCGGCAGTCGCAGGCTGAAAACATCAGCAGGACTGTGCCTAAAGGAGCGAAG GTTTGTTTTCAAACTCCACGGCGAGACCCAGTCACAAAGAAAATCATGTCCCCGAGCCGCACCAGTAGGCCGGCCATTCAGGAGGACAACACTAAAGCACTGGAGACTCACGCAGCCTCTTCTGAGCA GAGTTCAGTGTTGAATAACACTTCCACCACACCGATTGAAATGCAAAGTATCTCCGTTGCCTACCCTGGTGATGACATTCCTGTTCAGAGCAAAGGGGCCTATACCCTCGATCTTGATAATCTAGATGCCATCGACCCTTTCCAGGGGTCCAATAAAATGGCAAATTCCCCTCCTAAATCTTCTGCTTTACCTGAGGCTTGGACATCAGAGCTTGTAGAGTCAGATACAACTGCAGCCCCTGTTTCTGCACCTCAGGCTGAGGTTCCAGAGGTGATCAACACTGCACTTGATGAGACTCTTCCTTTTACCCCGTCAGTGGAGAATTCCCTTGCAGAAAGTTCTGTCAACATATCTTCAGCAGAGGGTACTGTCATCATCAAGACTAATGTTGAAAACGGCACCACAGACACAGAGGAGACCGATACGACTGACCCAGCCCCAGCATCACAGCAGATTCCTACTATGGAAGATCAACTTGAGGCCCAAGATTTGCCACTACCCCCGGCAGGATCTTACAACTTGGATTTTGATAATCTTGATTTGCTCAACCCATTCCAAAGTGGTGGTTCAAAGATCCCAAACTCTCCTGTGATTGGCAAAGCATCAGCTGATTCTGATCCATCCCTGCCTAGCCAAGAAGCCAAGCAGGAATCAGAGCTCTCAGTCCAGACCCCAGATGTCCCAACATCCTCAGATGCCTCAATGCCACCTCAGGAAAACTCCACTGTCACAGAGAGCTCTTCAGCGCCCCCTAAGGACAACCAGATGCTACTAGAGTTTAATTTTGATGATGGAGCTGAAGTCAAGCGCAAACCTCCTCCAAAACGCCTCGGGGTCAAAAGACCTGCCGGTGCAAAACCTGGGACCAAAAAAACGGATGCACCAGTCACGGAGAAGAAGGAACCAGAACCCAAGAAGTTGTCCCCTAAGAACACAGAGGAGACAGACTGTGTGGATGTTCCTCCTGCTCAAGGTTCCTACACCTTTGATTTTGACAAGTTTGACGACCCAAACTTTAACCCCTTTGGTACAAAGGCTAACATGGGTAGCTCTCCACCTCGTGGGGTCCAGACCAGCCCGGTTTTGAGGAAAGCACcatctccacttcagcagccTGAGGCTCCAACACAGGTTGACCAGCCTGAGCAACG ATCTCACCAAGCAGTTTctgaaagcaatgaaaacaTTGCAGAAACTGATCTTCCTGTCAACAAGCAG CAGGTAGAAGATGTAGAGTCATCTGCTGTGTCCCACACTAACATATCACAGAATCCAGCGAAACAGGAGCCAGAGATCATAGCAACACCTGAGTCTATAATGTGTCTTCAGAACCAGACTTGTGATCTTGGTGTGGTGGCACCAAGTGAAGATGAGTTTGTGCCTGGGGCATTGT TCATGCCAGGAGGAGATTTTGATGGGCAGATGGATTATCTGGAGCAGTTTGGATCAAGCACT TTTAAGGAGTCGGCTTTGCGGAAACAGTCACTGTATTTGAAGTTTGACCCGCTGTTGAAGGAGAGTCCAAAGAAAACTGGAGTGGACAGCTGCAACTCTGGATTCAGCCTGCCACGGCCCTCTCTTGCCATCAG GATGATGGAGGCTGCAAAGTCTGAAGGAAAGCAGAAGTCTCACTGTGACAGTATGAAACTGCTGGATCTGCCTGCACCA GCAGTGGAAACTGTGGTACCAGATCCAACTGTTCTGGACTTACTAGTTCCCACCTTAAAACAGCCAGTGAAGACTGAGGACTCCATCATAGAGGTTCTGAAGTACAGTCAGAGAGACATGGATGCTGCATTACAGAAAGCAGACAGACAG GCGGAAGAACGGCTACAAGAGATGCAGACTCAGATTGAGACATTGCGTCTGGAGAATCAACACATGTT GTTTATAGTGTCAGAATATGAGGCCACCATCACTCAAATCACAG ATGAGCATAAACAGAAGGAAGATTTGGCTAAAATTGAGTTGGAGCGAGTCCTTCAGGAAAAAGATCAGATGTCTAAAGATTTGAATGAATTGGAGCGATCCTTCTCCTCTGTTGTCAAACGCCTTGACAGATGCAAGGAAGTTATTGAGGGATTCAAAAAG AATGAGGAGACGCTGAAGCAGTATGCTCAGAACTGCATGGACAGACTGCAGAAAGAGGAAAAGCGTTATCAAGCTCTGAAGGCCCATGCTGAGGAGAAACTAGATCA AGCTAATAAGGCCATAGCAGAGGTTCGCAATAAACAGGGCGCAGAGATGGCAACACTGCAGGTGCAGCTCAGGAGAGAACAGCTTAAAGTTCAGTCCCTAGAGAAGGATCTGGAACAAAAG GCTAAAGAAGTCAAAGATGTCACAGAGCTGTGTGATGAGCTGCtgcttaaagtgcaaaagacTGGTTTTTAA
- the mycla gene encoding protein L-Myc-1a, with product MPGVNTHTLYGWDMEHYFYDVMDTGEDFFKSTAPSEDIWKKFELLPTPPMSPSRTLDGDWLLPLPGDRLGWLPPKVLTCDEEYEGLHKFDPLDIFGNLGSIVIKDCMWSGFSTSHRLEKVSHNERAPVTAQIQTSTAQKAARAASGTPVTGTQAAQCVNPAAVLELPVPHNKKVAAGSSGSECRSDSSDDDEEDDVIDVVTVDNRPKRGRPPSRRTPVTITVSADPFGPCPKHFHVSLHRQQHNYAAPSPDTDPEDDLDEIEPVSKRPCLEPSSSPSSPLSSPATSDSEDFSEQRRNFLERKRRDDLRSRFQALREEIPGLSGSSKTSKVAILTQATDYLLKLHACQRRQAQEKRKLKAKQQQLLRRISVLQNS from the exons ATGCCTGGggtcaacacacacacactgtacggCTGGGACATGGAGCACTACTTTTATGATGTGATGGACACAGGGGAGGACTTCTTTAAGTCTACAGCACCAAGCGAGGACATATGGAAGAAATTCGAGCTGCTTCCCACCCCGCCCATGTCGCCCTCAAGGACGCTAGATGGGGACTGGTTACTGCCGCTACCGGGGGACCGGCTTGGGTGGTTGCCGCCGAAGGTATTAACATGTGATGAGGAGTATGAGGGGCTGCACAAGTTCGATCCTCTGGACATTTTTGGTAATTTGGGCTCTATCGTTATCAAAGACTGCATGTGGAGTGGGTTTTCCACGAGTCACCGGCTGGAAAAAGTGTCTCATAATGAGCGAGCACCGGTGACGGCTCAGATTCAGACCTCGACTGCACAGAAAGCTGCTCGTGCTGCATCGGGCACGCCCGTGACTGGGACCCAGGCGGCACAGTGCGTGAACCCCGCCGCAGTCCTGGAACTCCCTGTCCCGCATAACAAGAAAGTGGCTGCGGGCTCCTCTGGTTCTGAGTGTCGCTCGGATTCATCCG ATGACGATGAGGAGGATGATGTGATTGACGTGGTGACGGTGGACAACCGACCGAAGCGTGGTCGTCCTCCAAGCCGCCGAACGCCGGTAACTATTACAGTGAGTGCCGATCCGTTTGGACCATGTCCCAAGCACTTCCACGTGTCTCTACATCGGCAGCAGCACAATTACGCTGCTCCCTCCCCTGACACGGATCCTGAGGATGACTTAGATGAGATTGAGCCTGTGAGCAAACGGCCATGTCTGGAGCCTTCATCCTCTCCCTCGTCTCCGCTTTCTTCTCCTGCCACATCGGACTCTGAGGACTTCAGCGAGCAGCGTCGTAACTTCCTCGAGCGAAAGAGGAGAGATGACCTTCGCTCAAGGTTCCAGGCGCTCCGGGAGGAGATTCCAGGTCTGTCCGGATCCTCAAAAACCTCGAAGGTGGCAATTCTGACCCAGGCGACGGACTACTTGCTGAAGCTGCATGCGTGCCAACGACGTCAAGCTCAGGAGAAGAGAAAACTGAAAGCCAAACAACAACAGCTTCTCCGCAGGATCAGTGTTTTGCAGaactcctga